Proteins from one Pseudomonas sp. KBS0710 genomic window:
- a CDS encoding type III PLP-dependent enzyme — translation MSINVEDYFARATFDKMKAFADKQETPFVVIDTAMISQAYDDLRAGFEFAKVYYAVKANPAVEIIDLLKDKGSSFDIASIYELDKVMDRGVSADRISYGNTIKKSKDIRYFYEKGVRLFSTDSEADLRNIAKAAPGSKVYVRILTEGSTTADWPLSRKFGCQTDMAMDLLILARDLGLVPYGISFHVGSQQRDISVWDAAIAKVKVIFERLKEEDGIHLKLINMGGGFPANYITRTNSLETYAEEIIRFLKEDFGDDLPEIILEPGRSLIANAGILVSEVVLVARKSRTAVERWVYTDVGKFSGLIETMDEAIKFPIWTEKKGEMEEVVIAGPTCDSADIMYENYKYGLPLNLAIGDRLYWLSTGAYTTSYSAVEFNGFPPLKSYYV, via the coding sequence ATGTCGATCAACGTCGAAGATTATTTCGCGCGCGCCACTTTTGACAAAATGAAGGCGTTCGCCGACAAGCAAGAAACCCCGTTCGTGGTGATCGACACCGCGATGATCAGCCAGGCCTACGATGACCTGCGCGCCGGTTTCGAATTCGCCAAAGTTTATTACGCGGTCAAGGCCAACCCGGCCGTCGAGATCATCGACCTGTTGAAAGACAAGGGCTCGAGCTTCGACATCGCCTCGATCTACGAGCTGGATAAAGTGATGGACCGTGGCGTGAGCGCTGACCGTATCAGCTACGGCAACACCATCAAGAAATCCAAGGACATCCGCTACTTCTACGAGAAAGGCGTGCGCCTGTTCTCCACCGACTCCGAAGCCGACCTGCGCAACATCGCCAAGGCCGCGCCGGGTTCGAAAGTGTATGTGCGTATCCTCACCGAAGGCTCGACCACCGCTGACTGGCCTTTGTCGCGCAAATTCGGCTGCCAGACCGACATGGCCATGGACCTGCTGATCCTCGCCCGTGACCTGGGCCTGGTGCCTTACGGCATCTCCTTCCACGTCGGCTCGCAACAGCGCGACATCAGCGTGTGGGACGCGGCGATCGCCAAGGTCAAAGTGATTTTCGAACGCCTGAAGGAAGAAGACGGCATCCACCTCAAGCTGATCAACATGGGCGGCGGCTTCCCGGCCAACTACATCACCCGCACCAACAGCCTGGAAACCTACGCCGAAGAAATCATTCGCTTCCTCAAGGAAGATTTCGGCGACGACCTGCCGGAAATCATCCTGGAGCCGGGCCGTTCATTGATCGCCAACGCCGGTATCCTGGTCAGCGAAGTGGTGCTGGTTGCGCGTAAGTCGCGCACCGCTGTCGAGCGTTGGGTATACACGGATGTGGGCAAATTCTCCGGCCTGATCGAAACCATGGACGAAGCCATCAAGTTCCCGATCTGGACCGAGAAGAAAGGCGAGATGGAAGAAGTGGTCATCGCCGGCCCAACCTGCGACAGCGCCGACATCATGTACGAAAACTACAAGTACGGCCTGCCGCTGAACCTGGCGATTGGTGATCGTTTGTACTGGTTGTCGACCGGTGCGTACACCACCAGCTACAGCGCGGTTGAGTTCAACGGCTTTCCACCGCTGAAGTCTTACTACGTGTAA
- a CDS encoding glycine betaine ABC transporter substrate-binding protein produces MKKLTLILSCVLLFAGFAQAAEKPVIRIGARVFTEQTLLAEITSQYLRTKGYDTRVTGGLGSNLARSAQESGQLDLIWEYTGVSLVAYNHVDEKLDSEQSYARVKELDAKKGLVWLSPSHFSNTYALALPENVAKEFPQINSISDLTQALAEKSKENRLVALDTEFANRSDGLAGMVKLYDMNLTRKNTRQMDAGLVYTALRNGQVFAGLVYTTDGRLNAFKLKLLEDDKHYFPDYTAAPVVRQVYLDAHPQLAADLKPLADLFDDETMRQLNARVDVDHESPSAVAADFLRQHPINQ; encoded by the coding sequence ATGAAAAAACTGACCTTGATATTGAGCTGCGTCCTGCTGTTTGCAGGCTTTGCGCAAGCCGCCGAAAAACCGGTAATTCGTATCGGCGCCCGGGTGTTCACCGAACAGACCCTGCTCGCCGAAATCACCTCCCAATACCTGCGCACCAAGGGCTACGACACCCGTGTGACCGGCGGCCTGGGCAGTAACCTGGCGCGCAGTGCCCAGGAAAGCGGGCAGCTGGATTTGATCTGGGAATACACCGGCGTGTCGCTGGTGGCTTACAACCACGTCGATGAGAAGCTCGACAGCGAACAGTCCTACGCTCGAGTGAAAGAACTCGACGCGAAAAAAGGCCTGGTCTGGCTCTCGCCCTCGCACTTCAGCAATACCTACGCTTTGGCGCTGCCCGAGAACGTGGCCAAAGAGTTCCCGCAGATCAACAGCATCAGCGATCTGACTCAAGCCCTCGCGGAAAAATCCAAAGAAAACCGCCTGGTCGCACTGGACACCGAGTTCGCCAACCGCTCCGACGGCCTGGCGGGCATGGTCAAGCTGTACGACATGAACCTCACGCGCAAAAACACCCGGCAGATGGACGCCGGCCTGGTCTATACCGCGCTGCGTAATGGCCAGGTGTTTGCTGGCTTGGTCTACACCACCGACGGTCGTCTGAATGCTTTCAAACTGAAGCTGCTGGAAGACGACAAGCACTACTTTCCGGACTACACCGCCGCGCCCGTGGTGCGTCAGGTTTACCTCGACGCTCACCCGCAACTGGCCGCCGACCTCAAGCCGCTGGCCGACCTGTTCGACGACGAAACCATGCGCCAGCTGAACGCGCGGGTCGACGTCGACCATGAAAGCCCGTCCGCTGTTGCCGCCGATTTCCTGCGCCAACACCCGATCAATCAATAA
- a CDS encoding M10 family metallopeptidase C-terminal domain-containing protein — translation MRVNQRPVPTGYEIVQEVLEKSKRGGETNKRILGLPFPSLTSAQVAAHLNRDGSRWNDSNHNGKVELTYEFTDDEPSNFEELKREDSGYNVDLIPLTLSQQEFIRKAHQEYADVANVTFTEKGRGTGEGHLTYRVFVPRDKNYPDLGFAIKPDLDHPEQQGGIWLQHQGQRAKLGNRSDSDVDATSDELWRGVLLHELGHAVGLSHTHFEKDEVDEFFHYMENFRNYTVMSYNAPTIGATGDGPQAVSLMIDDMQAVQSIYGANHSTRKGNTTYGFNSNTDREHYSLKTSQDQPLFAVWDGGGWDTLDFSEFTQDQTINLNEGALSSVGGLQRNVGIAQGVTIEEARGGKGKNTLIGNAAFNILRGGKDRDVLYGGSGGAKMWGGEGADTFVFDATSSGKPNVVMDFVSGTDKIDLSGMRRQSGVLNLVSRLRLQHKKPQNPNNPTFFTQPGDVLVNYNRTAQQTLLRMDTTGDGKMDMHINVRGIVRHEDIVV, via the coding sequence ATGCGAGTCAATCAGCGCCCCGTCCCTACAGGATATGAGATCGTTCAAGAAGTCCTCGAAAAAAGTAAACGTGGAGGAGAGACGAATAAGCGGATACTAGGGCTACCCTTTCCTTCGCTGACCAGTGCACAGGTTGCGGCTCATCTTAACCGAGATGGCAGTCGCTGGAATGACAGTAACCATAATGGCAAGGTTGAGCTTACTTATGAATTTACCGATGACGAACCATCTAATTTTGAAGAGCTTAAGCGTGAAGACAGTGGCTACAATGTCGACCTCATACCCCTGACCCTGTCACAACAGGAGTTTATCAGGAAGGCGCATCAGGAATATGCAGATGTTGCCAATGTAACGTTCACCGAGAAAGGCCGTGGCACGGGTGAGGGACATCTGACCTACAGAGTGTTCGTTCCTCGTGATAAAAACTACCCAGATTTAGGTTTTGCCATTAAGCCAGATCTAGACCATCCCGAGCAGCAGGGAGGCATCTGGCTGCAACATCAGGGTCAGAGGGCCAAGTTGGGTAACCGGTCCGACTCTGATGTGGACGCCACCAGTGATGAGCTTTGGCGTGGAGTCTTGTTGCATGAATTAGGGCATGCGGTTGGCTTAAGTCATACGCATTTTGAAAAAGATGAAGTAGATGAATTCTTCCATTACATGGAGAATTTTAGGAACTACACGGTCATGAGCTACAACGCGCCTACAATAGGTGCCACTGGAGATGGCCCGCAGGCAGTCAGCCTGATGATCGACGATATGCAGGCAGTCCAATCAATCTACGGTGCCAACCATTCCACCCGCAAAGGCAATACAACGTACGGCTTCAACTCCAACACCGATCGCGAGCACTACAGCTTGAAAACTTCCCAAGATCAACCGCTGTTCGCGGTGTGGGATGGTGGCGGTTGGGACACCCTCGATTTTTCTGAATTCACTCAAGATCAGACGATAAACCTCAATGAGGGGGCTCTTTCTTCAGTCGGCGGGTTGCAGCGTAATGTTGGCATCGCTCAGGGCGTCACGATTGAGGAAGCCAGGGGCGGTAAAGGCAAGAATACGCTGATCGGCAATGCCGCCTTCAATATTCTGCGCGGCGGCAAGGACCGTGACGTTTTGTATGGCGGCAGTGGGGGGGCAAAAATGTGGGGCGGGGAAGGTGCGGACACCTTCGTCTTTGACGCCACCTCCAGCGGTAAGCCGAATGTGGTGATGGATTTTGTCAGCGGCACGGACAAGATCGACCTTTCCGGTATGCGCCGACAATCAGGCGTGCTGAACCTCGTTTCCAGGCTGCGGCTTCAACACAAAAAACCGCAAAACCCAAATAACCCGACGTTTTTCACCCAGCCCGGTGATGTGCTTGTGAATTACAACCGCACCGCGCAGCAGACGCTGTTGAGGATGGACACTACGGGAGATGGCAAAATGGATATGCACATTAATGTCCGCGGAATAGTGCGGCATGAAGACATTGTTGTCTGA
- a CDS encoding betaine/proline/choline family ABC transporter ATP-binding protein (Members of the family are the ATP-binding subunit of ABC transporters for substrates such as betaine, L-proline or other amino acids, choline, carnitine, etc. The substrate specificity is best determined from the substrate-binding subunit, rather than this subunit, as it interacts with the permease subunit and not with substrate directly.), whose product MIELQNLTKTFQSNGKTVSAVNDVSLTVNEGEICVFLGPSGCGKSTTLKMINRLIKPTSGKILINGEDTTDLDEVTLRRNIGYVIQQIGLFPNMTIEENIVVVPKLLGWDKQKCHDRARELMSMIKLEPKQYLHRYPRELSGGQQQRIGVIRALAADAPLLLMDEPFGAVDPINREMIQNEFFEMQRALNKTVIMVSHDIDEAIKLGDKIAIFRAGKLLQIDHPDTLLAHPADEFVSNFVGQDSTLKRLLLVKAEDAADNAPSVSPETPVAEALELMDETDRRYVVVTCAENKALGYVRRRDLHRQTGTCGQYLREFNATAAYDEHLRILLSRMYEFNRSWLPVMDAERVFLGEVTQESIAEYLSSGKSRGGKTSIVSPAETALA is encoded by the coding sequence ATGATCGAACTTCAAAACCTGACCAAGACTTTTCAAAGCAACGGCAAGACTGTCTCCGCCGTGAACGACGTAAGCCTGACCGTCAACGAAGGCGAGATTTGCGTATTCCTCGGCCCGTCGGGCTGCGGCAAGAGCACCACGCTGAAAATGATCAACCGCCTGATCAAGCCCACCTCGGGCAAGATCCTGATCAACGGCGAAGACACCACCGACCTCGACGAAGTGACCCTGCGCCGCAACATCGGCTATGTGATCCAGCAGATCGGCCTGTTTCCGAACATGACCATCGAAGAAAACATCGTGGTGGTACCCAAGCTGCTCGGTTGGGACAAGCAAAAGTGCCACGACCGCGCCCGCGAGTTGATGAGCATGATCAAGCTGGAACCCAAACAGTACCTGCATCGCTACCCGCGTGAACTCTCGGGCGGCCAACAACAGCGTATCGGCGTGATCCGCGCGCTGGCGGCCGATGCGCCGCTGCTGCTGATGGACGAGCCGTTCGGCGCGGTCGACCCGATCAACCGCGAGATGATCCAGAACGAGTTTTTCGAGATGCAACGGGCGCTGAACAAGACCGTGATCATGGTCAGCCACGACATCGACGAAGCCATCAAGCTGGGCGACAAGATTGCGATCTTCCGCGCCGGCAAGCTGCTGCAGATCGACCACCCGGACACGCTGCTGGCGCACCCGGCTGACGAGTTTGTGAGTAACTTTGTTGGTCAGGACAGCACCCTCAAGCGCCTGCTCCTGGTGAAAGCCGAAGATGCCGCGGACAACGCCCCGTCGGTGAGCCCGGAAACCCCGGTGGCCGAAGCCCTGGAGTTGATGGACGAGACGGACCGCCGTTATGTGGTGGTCACCTGCGCCGAGAACAAGGCACTGGGTTATGTACGACGTCGCGATCTGCACCGTCAGACCGGTACATGCGGCCAGTACCTGCGCGAGTTCAACGCCACGGCGGCGTATGACGAGCATTTGCGCATCCTGCTGTCGCGCATGTATGAGTTCAACCGTTCGTGGTTGCCGGTGATGGACGCGGAGCGGGTGTTCCTCGGTGAAGTGACCCAGGAGTCGATTGCCGAGTACCTGAGTTCCGGTAAGTCGCGTGGGGGCAAGACCAGCATTGTGTCGCCGGCCGAGACAGCACTCGCATGA
- a CDS encoding tetratricopeptide repeat protein has protein sequence MGFLLRREEVLNVEQLQSMLDDSPVRAAQAILMAAREGVVDAQALLGQILLEGRGIARDEALALRWFQIAAHAGHSMARNMAGRCLEHGWGCAVDEAAAAQNYRLAAEAGLDWGQYNYANLLATGRGIAEDRPQALAFYRLAAEQGHAKSMNLLGRYLEDGQYCPQDLEAAVAWYRRSAEGGDFRGQFSYAAVLADRGQIEEALGWLHKALAGGNLKFLRVADKALVQAAHPRIRALADDYRLRALELSCE, from the coding sequence ATGGGTTTTTTATTGCGCCGTGAAGAAGTGCTCAACGTCGAGCAACTGCAAAGCATGCTCGACGACTCCCCGGTGCGTGCCGCCCAGGCGATTTTGATGGCAGCCAGGGAAGGCGTGGTCGACGCTCAAGCGTTGCTCGGGCAAATCCTGCTGGAAGGGCGCGGCATTGCACGCGATGAAGCGCTGGCGCTGCGCTGGTTCCAGATCGCGGCCCATGCCGGGCATTCGATGGCGCGCAATATGGCCGGTCGCTGCCTGGAGCATGGCTGGGGCTGCGCCGTCGATGAAGCCGCGGCGGCGCAGAATTATCGCCTGGCGGCAGAAGCTGGGCTGGATTGGGGCCAGTACAACTACGCGAATCTGCTGGCCACCGGCCGAGGTATCGCTGAAGACCGGCCGCAAGCGCTGGCGTTTTATCGGCTGGCGGCAGAGCAGGGCCACGCCAAGTCGATGAACCTGCTGGGGCGGTATCTGGAAGACGGGCAGTATTGCCCTCAGGATCTGGAGGCGGCCGTGGCGTGGTATCGACGCTCAGCTGAAGGCGGAGATTTTCGTGGGCAGTTCAGCTATGCGGCGGTGCTGGCTGACAGAGGCCAGATCGAGGAGGCGCTGGGTTGGTTGCACAAGGCGCTGGCCGGCGGAAATCTCAAGTTTTTGCGGGTAGCAGACAAGGCGCTGGTACAGGCTGCACACCCACGCATTCGAGCACTGGCGGATGACTACCGTCTGCGCGCCCTCGAGTTGTCGTGCGAGTAA
- a CDS encoding peptide chain release factor 3 encodes MTHQAAEVAKRRTFAIISHPDAGKTTITEKLLLMGKAIAVAGTVKSRKSDRHATSDWMEMEKQRGISITTSVMQFPYRDHMVNLLDTPGHEDFSEDTYRTLTAVDSALMVLDGGKGVEPRTIALMDVCRLRDTPIVSFINKLDRDIRDPIELLDEIEAVLKIKAAPITWPIGCYRDFKGVYHLADDYIIVYTAGHGHERTETKIIEKLDSDEARAHLGDEYDRFVDQLELVQGACHEFNQQEFLDGQLTPVFFGTALGNFGVDHVLDAVVDWAPKPLARVANERTVEPVEEKFTGFVFKIQANMDPKHRDRIAFMRICSGRYEKGMKMRHVRTGKDVRIGDALTFFSSEREQLEEAYAGDIIGLHNHGTIQIGDTFTEGEALGFTGIPHFAPELFRRVRLRDPLKSKQLRQGLQQLAEEGATQVFFPERSNDIILGAVGVLQFDVVASRLKEEYKVECSYEPITVYSARWIDCSDKKKLEEFSNKAVENLAIDGGGHLTYLAPTRVNLALMEERWPDVKFRATREHH; translated from the coding sequence ATGACCCACCAGGCCGCCGAAGTCGCGAAACGCCGCACTTTCGCCATTATTTCCCACCCCGATGCCGGTAAAACCACCATCACCGAGAAGCTGTTGCTGATGGGCAAGGCAATCGCTGTGGCCGGCACGGTGAAATCCCGCAAATCCGACCGCCATGCGACATCCGACTGGATGGAGATGGAAAAGCAACGGGGTATTTCCATTACCACGTCGGTCATGCAGTTCCCGTATCGCGACCACATGGTCAACCTGCTCGACACCCCGGGCCACGAAGACTTCTCCGAAGACACCTACCGCACCCTGACCGCGGTGGACTCGGCCTTGATGGTCCTCGACGGCGGTAAAGGCGTTGAGCCACGTACCATCGCACTGATGGACGTGTGCCGCCTGCGTGACACGCCCATCGTCAGCTTCATCAACAAACTCGACCGCGACATTCGCGACCCGATCGAGCTGTTGGATGAAATCGAAGCGGTCCTGAAGATCAAGGCCGCGCCGATCACCTGGCCGATCGGCTGCTACCGCGACTTCAAGGGCGTGTACCACCTGGCCGACGACTACATCATTGTCTACACCGCCGGCCACGGTCACGAACGCACCGAAACCAAGATCATCGAGAAGCTCGACTCGGACGAAGCCCGCGCTCACCTGGGTGACGAGTACGACCGTTTTGTCGACCAGCTGGAATTGGTGCAGGGCGCTTGCCACGAGTTCAACCAGCAGGAATTCCTCGACGGCCAACTGACGCCGGTGTTCTTCGGTACGGCTCTGGGCAACTTCGGTGTCGACCACGTGCTCGACGCCGTGGTGGATTGGGCGCCCAAGCCCCTGGCCCGGGTTGCCAACGAGCGCACCGTGGAACCGGTCGAAGAGAAATTCACCGGCTTCGTGTTCAAGATCCAGGCGAACATGGACCCCAAACACCGCGACCGGATCGCCTTCATGCGCATCTGCTCCGGCCGATACGAAAAAGGCATGAAGATGCGCCACGTGCGCACCGGCAAGGATGTACGCATCGGCGACGCCCTGACGTTTTTCTCCTCTGAGCGTGAACAGCTCGAAGAAGCCTACGCCGGCGACATCATCGGCCTGCACAACCACGGCACCATCCAGATCGGCGACACCTTCACCGAAGGCGAAGCCCTGGGCTTTACCGGTATCCCGCACTTCGCCCCGGAACTGTTCCGCCGCGTACGCCTGCGCGATCCGCTCAAGTCCAAGCAACTGCGTCAAGGCTTGCAGCAATTGGCCGAAGAGGGCGCCACCCAGGTGTTCTTCCCCGAGCGCAGCAACGACATCATCCTCGGCGCCGTCGGTGTGCTGCAGTTCGATGTGGTCGCCAGCCGTTTGAAGGAGGAATACAAGGTCGAATGCTCCTACGAGCCGATCACCGTGTATTCCGCGCGCTGGATCGATTGCAGCGATAAGAAGAAGCTGGAAGAGTTCTCCAACAAAGCCGTGGAAAACCTGGCGATCGACGGCGGTGGTCACCTGACCTACCTGGCGCCGACCCGGGTCAACCTGGCGTTGATGGAAGAGCGTTGGCCGGATGTGAAATTCCGCGCGACGCGCGAACACCACTAA
- a CDS encoding ABC transporter permease translates to MAIRYGKGLIGGAVVVALLALLVHWIGINTIELYRDDLLFYLQAHLILVLVSMLAALVVGIPAGILLSRPNMVGRAERFMQIFNIGNTVPPLAVLAIALGVLGIGSGPAIFALFLASLLPIVRNTYEGLKNVQGSLKEAATGIGMTPRQVLFRVELPNAVPIIIGGVRVALAINVGTAPLAFLIGANSLGSLIFPGIALNNQPQLLLGAACTALLALLLDGLVTMASRLWLERGLRPS, encoded by the coding sequence GTGGCTATTCGCTATGGCAAAGGGCTGATAGGAGGTGCGGTTGTCGTCGCGCTCCTGGCCCTGCTGGTCCACTGGATCGGCATCAACACGATCGAACTGTACCGCGACGATTTGTTGTTTTACCTGCAAGCACACCTGATCCTCGTTCTAGTCTCCATGCTGGCCGCCCTTGTTGTGGGCATCCCCGCCGGTATCCTGCTCAGCCGACCGAACATGGTCGGGCGCGCAGAACGCTTCATGCAGATCTTCAACATCGGCAACACCGTCCCTCCCCTGGCCGTACTGGCCATCGCCCTCGGCGTCCTCGGCATCGGCAGTGGCCCGGCCATCTTCGCGTTGTTCCTCGCCTCGTTGCTGCCCATCGTGCGCAACACCTACGAAGGCCTCAAAAACGTTCAAGGCTCACTCAAAGAAGCTGCCACCGGCATCGGCATGACGCCGCGCCAGGTGCTGTTTCGGGTGGAACTGCCTAACGCCGTGCCGATCATCATCGGCGGCGTGCGTGTGGCCCTGGCGATTAACGTCGGCACCGCACCGCTGGCGTTCCTGATTGGCGCCAACAGCCTGGGCAGCCTGATTTTCCCCGGCATCGCCCTGAACAATCAGCCGCAACTGCTGCTCGGCGCCGCGTGTACCGCGCTGCTGGCATTGCTGCTCGACGGTCTGGTGACCATGGCCAGCCGCCTCTGGCTGGAACGCGGGTTGCGTCCGTCTTAA
- a CDS encoding ABC transporter permease has translation MEFLNAFSHLDWAQVLHLTWQHITLVGIAVILAIVVGVPLGVLMTRFPTLAGPLQASATVLLTVPSIALFGLLLPFYSKFGQGLGPMPAITAVFLYSLLPIMRNTYLALTGVEPGIREAAKGIGMTFGQRLRMVELPIAVPVILAGVRTAVVMNIGVMTIAATIGAGGLGVLILASISRSDMSMLIVGAVLVSLLAIFADLLLQWLQRSLTPKGLLK, from the coding sequence ATGGAATTTTTAAACGCCTTTTCCCATCTTGACTGGGCCCAGGTCCTGCACCTGACCTGGCAGCACATCACCCTGGTCGGCATCGCGGTCATCCTGGCAATCGTCGTGGGCGTGCCCCTCGGCGTGCTGATGACCCGCTTCCCGACCCTGGCCGGCCCACTGCAAGCCAGCGCCACGGTGTTGCTGACCGTGCCGTCCATCGCGCTGTTCGGCCTGCTACTGCCGTTCTACTCCAAGTTCGGCCAGGGCCTGGGGCCAATGCCGGCGATCACCGCCGTGTTCCTCTACTCACTGCTGCCGATCATGCGTAACACCTACCTGGCGCTGACCGGCGTCGAGCCGGGGATTCGCGAAGCCGCCAAAGGCATCGGCATGACCTTCGGCCAGCGCCTGCGCATGGTCGAACTGCCGATTGCCGTGCCGGTGATCCTCGCCGGTGTGCGCACCGCCGTGGTGATGAACATTGGTGTGATGACCATCGCCGCCACCATCGGCGCCGGTGGCCTGGGTGTACTTATTCTGGCTTCCATCAGCCGCAGCGATATGTCGATGCTGATCGTTGGCGCCGTGCTGGTCAGCCTCCTGGCCATCTTCGCCGACCTGCTTCTGCAATGGCTGCAACGCTCGCTGACTCCAAAAGGACTGCTCAAATGA
- a CDS encoding Fe2+-dependent dioxygenase, giving the protein MLLHIPGLFSREEVLRIRQALENTEWADGKITAGHQSAKAKHNLQLPEGHPLAKEIGAAMLERLWNNPLFMSAALPHKVFPPLLNCYTAGGSFDFHIDNAVRQARGSHERVRTDLSSTLFFSDPEEYDGGELEIQDTFGLQRVKLPAGDMVLYPGSSLHKVNAVTRGTRYASFFWTQSLVREDSQRTLLFEMDGAIQQLTRDVPDHPALIQLTGTYHNLLRRWVEV; this is encoded by the coding sequence ATGTTGCTGCATATTCCCGGCCTGTTCTCTCGCGAGGAGGTGCTGCGCATTCGCCAAGCCCTGGAAAACACCGAGTGGGCCGACGGTAAAATCACCGCCGGGCACCAATCCGCCAAGGCCAAACACAACCTGCAATTGCCCGAAGGCCACCCGCTGGCCAAGGAAATCGGCGCGGCGATGCTCGAGCGTTTATGGAACAACCCGCTGTTTATGTCAGCGGCGTTACCGCACAAAGTCTTCCCGCCGTTGCTCAACTGCTACACGGCCGGTGGCAGTTTCGACTTCCATATCGACAACGCCGTGCGCCAGGCGCGCGGCAGCCACGAGCGGGTGCGCACGGATTTGTCGTCCACGCTGTTCTTCAGCGACCCGGAGGAATACGACGGCGGCGAACTGGAGATTCAGGACACTTTCGGCCTGCAACGGGTAAAACTGCCGGCGGGCGATATGGTGCTGTACCCCGGCTCCAGCCTGCATAAAGTCAACGCCGTGACCCGTGGCACGCGCTACGCCTCATTCTTCTGGACCCAAAGCCTGGTGCGCGAAGACAGCCAGCGCACCTTGCTGTTCGAGATGGACGGCGCCATCCAGCAACTGACCCGTGACGTACCCGACCACCCGGCGCTGATCCAGCTCACCGGCACCTACCACAACCTGCTGCGCCGCTGGGTTGAGGTGTAA